From the Cryomorphaceae bacterium genome, the window CTACATCTGCGCAGTGGTAGGCAACGACGACGGAACCGGAGCCGTTGACTTCAATGACCCGCTCTTGTCTGTGTCAGTAGGAACACCGGTGGTTTTTGCCGACACCCCAACGGCTAGCGTGTCGGGATCAGGTTCTGCATGTATGGGAGATACCATTTGGGCCACTGTGCAATTCTCTGGTACCGGTCCGTACAGCTTCCAGTACAACATCAATAATGTGCCTCAACCGATTGTTACTTCGGAGGAAGCCCTTATTCAAATACCCCTTGTATCCAACAGCCAATTACAGCCCGTGCTCGTTTCCAACGCTTTTTGTTCGGGTACAACTTCCGGTGTTGCCAATGCTCAGTTCGCGCCTCTGCCGCAGGGAATTCTTTCGGGTGGTGGCCAGGTGTGCGAGGGTGAGAACGCACAAATGCAGGTTCAGCTTAGCGGTACGGCGCCCTTCACATTTATGTATGCCATTGATGGTGTGCCTCAGCCTGAAATAGTAACTCCCCAAACGGTTTACAACTTTGAGTCGGGTAACCCTGGAACGTTTATACTTCTGGAAGTGGAAGACCAGTTCTGCGAGGGTAATGCCAATGGCGAAGCCGAGATTGAAGTTACCCCTGCCCCTATAGCCTTTGCCGGAAACGACCAGGAGCTTTGTTACACTCCGGAGGGTTTTCAGCTGGGAACAGCTTCACAAACCGGCTGGCAATACCTTTGGAGCAACCCGCAACTCCTCAGCAACCCCGAAGCATCCAATCCCCAATTTGTGCCTCCCACTGCTCCTTTGGTTCCCATGAGCTATACGTTTACAGTTACGGTGAGTAACAACGGCTGTTCAGACACGGATGAAGTAACGATTACTGTGCTCCCTACCCCTGTTTTGCAAACCAACAACCAAGTGAGTATGTGCCAGGGTGGAGCCGCACAATTGCAGGTAAGCAGTGCCAGTGAAGTTCAATGGTCGCCCGAAACCAATGTGGCCATGCCCAACTCGCCCATTACCTGGGTGTATCCGCCTTCGGACCAACTCTACACCGTAACAGCGTCCAACGATTTCGGGTGCGACGCACTGGGCCAGGTTCAGGTTATCGTACACCCTATGCCGGTAGTGCAGTTTACCTCAACCATAGATACCGCATGCGCCCCGGCAGTTATCTCTTTTCAGAACCTCACCAGCCCCGGGTTTCTGGGTTCCTGTAGCTGGAATTTTGGAAACGGGATGATTGCCAACACCTGCGTTCCAAGTGTTACTACCTACTATCCGAATCAGGGTCAGTACCATGTGAGCCTCACCGTAACCTCTCCTTTTGGCTGCAAGGCCACCGTAACCGAATACAACTACATCAATACCATCGGGCCGCAAGCCATGTTCAGCTACATCCCGGAACGTCCTTCACTGAGTAATCCGGTGGTACAGTTTAAGAACCAAAGCAACGGGGGCGTCCAGTATTTTTGGGATATGGGCGAACTGGGCAGCTACTTTACATTCAGTCCCGAAGTGGAATTCCCAAGTGAAATGCCCGGTGAGTACGAAGTGTGCTTAACCGCGATTGATGAAGACGGCTGTTTTGACCAATACTGTGAGGTGGTGGAGATTGAGGCCGACCTGTTTGTGTACATCCCCAATGCCTTCTCGCCCAATGGAGATGGAATAAACGATCTTTTCTATCCGGTGATGGAGGGAGTTGACATTGTGGAATACGAATTCAAAATCTTTAACCGAAGAGGCCAGCTCGTTTGGAATACCACCGACCCCGAAGCCAAATGGAATGGCGCCGACATGACCGGCGATTTCTACGACGACAACCAACTGTATGTATGGACTTTGCGCATCAAAGACCGCTACTCAACCCTGCGCAAAGAAAGCACCGGAACAGTCATGCTAATTCGATAGCCCCGCGCTTTTTCTTACCTTGGGGGCTCAAAGAAAAAGTGCATGATACAGAAGATTAATTCCCTCGAAGAATACCACCAACATTACAAGAAAAGCGTAGAGAACCCTGAAGCTTTCTGGGCTGACATTGCATCGACATTCCGGTGGCGAAAACGCTGGAAAAAGGTCTTAAATTGGGAGTTTAATACCCCACGAGTAGAATGGTTCTCCGATGGCAAGCTCAATATAACCGAAAACTGCCTGGATCGTCATCTCGCAGAAAACGGAGAGAAAATAGCCCTCAGGTGGATTCCGAACGACCCATCGGTTGTACACAGAGACATAAGCTATCGCGAATTATACGAGCGTGTTAATCGGTTTGCCAATGGATTGAAGAAACTCGGCGTAGAGAAAGGAGACCGGGTGTGTATTTATATGCCCATGGTTCCGCAGTTGGCTGTTGCGGTTCTCGCTTGCGCCCGAATAGGAGCTATTCACTCCGTTGTATTCGCAGGCTTTTCGGCCAAATCCCTAAGAGACAGGATTCAAGATGCTGATTGCAAAGTAGTTGTTACCTCAGACGGGGGATATCGCGGAGCAAAAACCATTGATCTTAAAAGCATTGTTGACGATGCGCTCACAGATTGCCCCTCGGTGAGGCAAGTGGTGGTTTACGAACACGTAAAATCGAACCCGCCAATGAACGAAGTCAGAGACATATGGTGGCACAATCTCGTGTCTGATTGTAATACAAATCTCGAGGCTGAAGAAATGGATGCTGAAGATGTACTCTTTATACTTTACACATCCGGCTCCACAGGAAAACCAAAAGGAGTGGTGCACACCACGGGCGGCTATATGGTATATGCCGAGTACACCTTTCGCAATGTTTTTCAATACATACCCGGTCAGGTGTACTGGTGTACGGCAGATATCGGCTGGATCACCGGTCACACCTACATCATCTACGGACCTTTACTGGCAGGCGCTACGAGCATCATGTTCGAAGGGGTGCCTACATATCCCGATGCAGGTCGCTTTTGGGACGTGGTTGAAAAATACCGCGTAAACATCTTCTACACTGCGCCCACGGCCATTCGTGCATTGATGGCTCACGGCAACGAATTTGTTGAAAAATACAACCTCAGCTCCCTCAAAGTATTGGGCTCCGTTGGTGAGCCCATCAACGAAGAAGCCTGGGAGTGGTACCATGAAGTAGTGGGCAAAGGCAACTGCCCCATTGTGGATACGTGGTGGCAAACCGAAACGGGAGGTATTCTCATTTCACCATTGGCCGGCCGCACACCCCTCAAACCGAGTTTTGCCACGCTACCACTACCCGGTGTTCAGCCCGCAATCGTAGATTCTGAAGGCAACGAATTGGAAGGAACCGGTGTGGAAGGCAACCTTTGTATCAAATTTCCGTGGCCCGGAATGCTCCGCACTACCTGGGGCGACCATGAACGGCTGCGCCTCACCTACTTTTCAGCCTTCGAGAACAAATACTTCACCGGCGATGGGGCCAAACGCGATGCCGACGGGTACTACAGGATAACGGGACGTGTGGATGACGTGATCAACGTGTCGGGGCACCGATTTGGTACGGCCGAAATTGAAGACGCTATTGATGAACACGAAGCAGTGATTGAAAGTGCCGTAGTGGGCTATCCGCACGACATCAAAGGGCAGGGAATCTACGCATACGTAATTGTGTCGCAGGGCCTTGATAACCCGGATAAGATGCGAAAGGAAATTACCGACATGGTGGTAAAACAAATCGGTCCGATTGCCAAGCCTGATAAAATTCAAATCGTAAGCGGGTTACCCAAAACCCGCTCCGGCAAAATCATGCGACGTGTTTTGCGCAAAATCGCCGAAGGTCAGGCAGACCAGATTGGTGACACTTCTACCCTGCTCGACCCTGAGGTTGTAGAGGAAATCAAAGCGTCTGCCTTGTAGCCGGAATAACTACTCGTCGTCATTGTCGGAGTAGCTACGTTGAGCCTTTTCTACGTGCTCACGGATGTTAGCGAGGTCAATGAAATGACGGCCGGCAACATCCCGCAACTCACGCGCAACAAACTGCTCAGTGGCAACCACCAAAAACTGTTTGCCCCGCGCTTTAAGGAGTCGCAGTGCGCGCTCAAAATCTCCATCCCCACTGATCAGCACGGCTTTGTCGTAGTTGTCGATGGTGTTAAACATGTCGAGCGCAATTTCAATATC encodes:
- the acs gene encoding acetate--CoA ligase, translating into MIQKINSLEEYHQHYKKSVENPEAFWADIASTFRWRKRWKKVLNWEFNTPRVEWFSDGKLNITENCLDRHLAENGEKIALRWIPNDPSVVHRDISYRELYERVNRFANGLKKLGVEKGDRVCIYMPMVPQLAVAVLACARIGAIHSVVFAGFSAKSLRDRIQDADCKVVVTSDGGYRGAKTIDLKSIVDDALTDCPSVRQVVVYEHVKSNPPMNEVRDIWWHNLVSDCNTNLEAEEMDAEDVLFILYTSGSTGKPKGVVHTTGGYMVYAEYTFRNVFQYIPGQVYWCTADIGWITGHTYIIYGPLLAGATSIMFEGVPTYPDAGRFWDVVEKYRVNIFYTAPTAIRALMAHGNEFVEKYNLSSLKVLGSVGEPINEEAWEWYHEVVGKGNCPIVDTWWQTETGGILISPLAGRTPLKPSFATLPLPGVQPAIVDSEGNELEGTGVEGNLCIKFPWPGMLRTTWGDHERLRLTYFSAFENKYFTGDGAKRDADGYYRITGRVDDVINVSGHRFGTAEIEDAIDEHEAVIESAVVGYPHDIKGQGIYAYVIVSQGLDNPDKMRKEITDMVVKQIGPIAKPDKIQIVSGLPKTRSGKIMRRVLRKIAEGQADQIGDTSTLLDPEVVEEIKASAL